One Brachyhypopomus gauderio isolate BG-103 unplaced genomic scaffold, BGAUD_0.2 sc848, whole genome shotgun sequence genomic window, GGAGCTGAAAGTGCTGAGATCTTCTGGTCGCCACAGAACCTGGGGCCTGCAAGGAAACCACATCCTTTAGCGGTGGGTGAACGTGTAACCATGATGACCgtatgttcacacacactgtccctctTCCATGGTTTTTCTGCACTACCCTGTTAGCTCTCAAATATTTCATTAATAACGCACATTGCTGTGATAATATGCAAACTGCGGTACTAAACATAAAAACAGCCCAGAGGGAAGGACGGTGTGAGAGTCGGTACTGGTCCCAGCACACAGGAACGACTGGAGAACTGACATTCTCACACACCTTCTCAGGTAGACGTTAGCCAGGCAGCCCGAGAAGCTTCCTTTGCCCAAGACGATGTTGTCCGAGCTGAAGCTCAGAGGCAGTGGGGTGGTGCTCTTCTCCCCCACGTCCTCCTCATCCACTCGGAGGTCAACACTACGAGGGACGGCAAGATTTGGTCACATGGTTTAAAAAAGACCACACAGGTCTTTGGCCAATTAATGATCAAACACAGGAAGGAACATTGGGAAATGTGAAATACTGAGTCTATTTTGGACATAGAAAAGAAACTTCTTACAAGATGGACCCAGCAGTTACAGGTTTATGAAATGCTTGATAGATTGGTTTTGTGGTTTACACACACCTTTGTCCACGCTTGGTGACGGTAAGATAGTGCCATTCTCCATCTTGGTATTGCTTTTTGGATTTCCacacagtgtcctggttttTCAGCATCACAGATCCGTTCACCATTTTGAGTCCCAGCTCATTGTCCTACACAAGAATCAGACATCACATTCTGGATTAGACATGGAGACAGTGCTCTCATGGTCATGCGTCCCATCAAAAACAACAAACGAATCACAGAGAGAcacaaaatgtttgtttgtgtatgtgtgtgtgtgtgtgtgtgtgttgtagactgAGAAGGTCCAACAGGGACACTAACAGCTTGTTTGTTTTGCAGCAGGAGTCCGTCGGTCTCTGTGGTTCTGAAGCCCAGAGACAGAGTCACGTCCTTTGTCAGGTCAAACTCCTCGGGCGATGTTTCTAAAGATCCTCCAGCACAGAACTCCGCCTTCCTGGACGTCTGTAATAAAGAGGATGACATGGTGAAAATCTAACACGCTAGTTTCCTGTAGCTACACAAGTTTCCTGTTGCTTCTGCCATGAACAAGACTATTAATATCGATAGAAAAAAGAATGATGATTTTCAGAGCTTTAATGCTACGTTCATTCCGTGCTAGCAGCATCATCCCCGAGACTCGCAGGTTTCGTGAGTGATCGCATTTCCGGTTTActccggtttgtcccggtttgctccggtttgtcccggtttgcTCACCAGCATTTCTTTGGGACAGCCTCGACTCACGCCCACTTTCTCCGTGATGGTTGGGGTTCTGCCACCGGCGTTCACACTAGACACACAGCCCTTCAGAGGCACCGTGGTGATGTTGTCTCTGTCAACCCGTTACAGGAAAACGGCAGTTAGTATCAAGACAACACAAGACTTTTCCTAAACAAAGGGTTTTCATTTTTTCTACATTTTTTTAAGGAAATCTAATAATACATGTTCAAGGATGtgtatttttttatacaaacttggaaaagaaagaaaaaatacaaGATATAAGAAGAAAGAAtaggaaagaagagaaagaccCACCTCTCCCTCAGATCATTGGGCACTCCTCCAATATAGTAGTTTTTAAAGTTTCCTTGCGAGTATGTACCAGTCAGGACCTCTGTGGTCTCTGTGTTTTTGACCCGTACTCTTATGATCTGATTTCCACTGTCAAAGATCACCTTCAGCTCACcattctaaacacacacacacacacaaaacacagaggaACTCAAGTTCAGACAGAACTTCCAACTGAGGGTGGTGACCACAGCCAGTCCCAAACCCAGACTCAGCTCTCTGGCCTGGCAGGATGGGTACCCATTCAATGGTGGTTTAGGTGCTTTTTAGCAACTGTACCCTGTTTATGTCAAAGTAAGTACAGCTGTGGGTTCGTTTTTGTCTCTTTGAGGATGAAGTGATGACCGAGGCCTCAGCCGGTTGAACACACCGAGCGTGCAGACTGTAACCAGACACCTTGTCTTTTTAGAGGTACTCAACAACATAGCAAGGCTGGTTGAACACCCTTATAACCGAGACCCCACACTCACAGTCATGTTCATATCTCTAGGTGTTGTGCACGCACCAAGCCCGTTTCCAGACCAGGGCGGGCCTTACCGTAGGCTACGATTCCAGCAGTGATTCACCACTGACACAGATGTTACACCAGGTTCCTGAAGCCAGTCATTAGAACCACTATTACTAACACCGGTGTTCTCATGCCTTTAGGGAAGGATGCTATATATCATCCCCGTTTTGGAATTTACAAAAGGGACTTGTTCTGTAGCCCCTCCTGATCCAAACAGCTATTCTTTTCCTTCATGGATATCTAGATTAACTGTTTCTCCTCAAGGCAAAATGACTGGCGACCTTCAACCTAAACCCTTTCATCTACATcttaacacaaaaccacaccaCCACCGTGCCCATGAGGTGCAGAACGCAGCGGATCCCGGAGGAGTGTTTGGAGCTGGGGCCGTACCACATCCTGCTTGTTCTCGCTCCTCCTGGGCTCCAGAACTTTGTCTCCATCTCGCCCACGCAGCACCATGTAGCCTTGCTCCAGCGTGATGCAGTAGAAGGAGCTCTGCAGAGAACATCAGAACGGTACAATTCTACTACAGCGGTACAATTCTACTACAGCATTGTGGTTCTACTACAGCGGTACGGTTCTACTACAGCGGTACGGTTCTACTACAGCATTGTGGTTCTACTACAGCGGTACGGTTCTACTACAGCGGTACGGTTCTACTACAGCATTGTGGTTCTACTACAGCATTGTGGTTCTACTACAGCGGTACGGTTCTACTACAGCGGTACGGTTCTACTACAGCATTGTGGTTCTACTACAGCATTGTGGTTCTACTACAGCGGTACAATTCTACTACAGCGGTACGGTTCTACTACAGCATTGTGGTTCTACTACAGCGGTACGGTTCTACTACAGCGGTACGGTTCTACTACAGCATTGTGGTTCTACTACAGCGGTACGGTTCTACTACAGCGGTACGGTTCTACTACAGCATTGTGGTTCTACTACAGCGGTACAATTCTACAGCGGTACAATTCTACTACAGCGGTACGGTTCTACTACAGCATTGTGGTTCTACTACAGCGGTACAGTTCTACTACAGCGGTACGGTTCTACTACAGCGGTATGGGTGGTTCTACTATAGGGGTACGATTTTACTACAGCGTTAGAATTCTACTATAGCAATATGATTCTACTGTAGTGGTACGATTCTATTACAGCAGTATTTTTATTTTGCGTGAATATCTAGAAGAGCAACTTGGAGCCCAAAGCTGACCTCGTCTCCCATGTAGAGCAGGACGGCGTTTTCCGCACGCGTCTCCATGGTCTGCACCAGAGACAGCACCCTGGGCACCTTGTCCAGCTGAACTTGAGCATAACCAGAACCCTCGAAATACTCGGAGGCCGTTGGCATCACATATCTGGGTGGGTGCAAGACACAgcatggagacacacacacacacacacacacacacacacacacacacacacacacacacacacacacacacacacacacacacacacacacacacacaccacaagtcAGGTATTTACTCAAGATAAAATCCCCCTGCTCAAAATACTAATAAATAAAGGCTCTGCAATGCTAAAATGCAACACACACGAGCTACACGGTCTCCTTGACTACACGCTGTCCAGTCACGTGTGTCAGGCATGTGTGATGAGTGCTCAGGGAGTCTTGGCGTGCCGTACCTCTTACAGGGCACCTGTAACGTCACATTGTCAGGTTTCAGCGCTTTAAAGTTGTATAGACTGATGAACCTCTCGTTGAAGGTGGAGAGCTCAATACAGCCTCTGTATTTTGGAAAGTTAAGGAGATCTGGGGGCTGAAAAagggaaattattattattttcttaaagaaacaacaaaaaaaatttaaaccacttatataaacatatataaactTACAGTGAAATCGTCTGGATAGCCTCCTACGTAGAAGACCACCTCACTGGGATCAAGGTCCAACAGGTTATAACTTGGTTTTCCTTGGTTAGTATTTGTCAGTGGTTCATCAGGTTGATTTGATGTGAAAAGTTTTGTAAGTTTGACCTCAGCGTCTTGGTAAATTCTACAATGAAATGAATATTCATTTTAATGTAGTGCAATTAATGGTCATATTTACAGAGGCTGGTTTAAAATTCCATCATTTAAAAAAACGTTCTTGAGTAGCAAATTTTTATAAAACATATTTGGCAAATCATTGTTTGTCAACTCGAACTTCACAAACTGCTCGGAGCAGTTGGTTTCTAAGGCTGCCTGATTCTGTTGTAGAGTGGACCAACCTGGAAACATCCACTTTGTCAAAGAAGGCAGGCTCGGGGTCTGAATCTGTGATTGTGTCAGACTGGATCTCATAAACGTTTCCATTCAGCTTGTAAATGAAGTAAAGGACATTTTTTCTCAGAACCATGCCAAGGTAGTCCTTAGATGTCTGTGGGTAAAGATTGGAAGAGAATGTTAGACCTGACAACTCTGAATTGTGAAGTTGTTTGAAGCCACGTTTCTTAAGGAAATCAtttatgttttgtttaattGTCCCTCTAAAGATCCAGAGTTCTACTGTTGGACAGTAACGACAGCGTTTGCTCAGGTCCCTGGAGCCAAAGGGCTGCTCAGCCAGACACACTCACGTCTCTGTTGCCGAGGTAGAGTACGAAGAGGTTGCCGTTGTCATCCGCGCTCTGTCTGCGTCTGCGGAGGCCGTCCCCGCGGGACGTCCTCTTGGGCCGCTGCAGGAGCAGGTTGAACGCCGTGTACGCGCGCACGTCGGCCAGGTTCTTGGGCGGCCGCAGCTCCACGAACTCGTTGCCTGTGAACTTCATGGGTATGGCGATCTGGCCAGCGAGGGGGGAAAGGGGTTCAGTGAGCAGCACAGCAACACGGAGGTGACGTAGCACCTCCTAGCGTCGTACTAGCGCGGTGGAGCGTAGCTTTGCGTAAAGGTTTTACCCTGTTAGCGGCATCGCGCGCCTGTTCGATCAGCTCCTTAATGCGGTTGATGTTGTTGGATATGTTGTTTTTGGGGTCGATTTGTGAGCTCAGGCTCTCCACCTGGGTGATCTTCTCCAACAGGGACGGGATGGAACCACTCAGGTTCTTCACTatgtgaaaaaagaaaagaacgGTTTGGAGGAGGGATTTGGAGGAGGGGCTTAGAGGAGGAGTTTGGAGGAAGAGTTTGGAGGTGGGGCTTGGAGGACAGTTGTGGTCAGAAGCACGCAGACTGACCAAGACGGCTCGTTTCGTTCAAATCCACTGCAACGACCTCCCCTCTTATTGCCGACAACATTATCAAAAATGGGGGTGTTCAGCGCACACTGAGGCGTCGCGTGGGGTGAACGCTCACCTGTCATGTCGACGTCATCAAGCATGCGGTCGATGTTGGAGCCGGTCGGGGTGACGCTGATCTTTGCCAACTCGTCACTAATGTTTCTCAGCTTGTCCAGGGTGTCGGAGGCAGAAGCGTTGGCCGCCATCGCCATCTGCTTGGCTTCGTCGATTGTTGCGGCAATGTCGTCTGCGGAAGGGAGGCGGGATTAGCGGTGCCGTCTGAGGTCAGAGAAGGTCGCCTCCTCACTCTGCACCTTCTCATTACTCATCATCCATGTGGGTGATCCCATAAGAATCGTGAGTAGGTGTAAGGAGCTGCATATCTTACAGCCAGCTGGAAATATGCACATaaatctttttttgttgttgttgttgttgagagtTTAGTGGCACTTTTTGATGAAACATGGCCTAGTTTACCAGAGAGAGTCTATTTCTCATTGGTTTACACATCAGAGATCTTCTGAAGTCACCAGGTTGGACCTGTGCGCAGAAGCTCTCTGTGACCTGGTCCACAAACCTCTCTGGATGCCCTTCAGACCGTCTGTGATGGCGAGCAGCTCTTTCTCCAGCGTGGCCTTCTTCTTCTCTGCATCTCCCAGACGTTTCTGCTGGTTGGTCAGGTCCTCCGTGACTTCTGATACACAAGAACAAGCGAAGGATTAAACGGTCAGCACTGCTTCCCATGAAACTCGCAATCACATGTCCAATCAAACAACCCTGATTTCAGATTCCATGAAATTGGCTCATTTAGACGTGTGACTGGAAGTTAAAATGTTTTGCTCACGTTTAAGATCTTTTGCAGCGTTCTTGGCATCTTTGAGGAGTTTGTTACTTTTGTCTTTCAGAGTTTTGGCTCTGTGGGGTATATCACCCTGACTGacatcctgcacacacacacacacacacacacacacacacacacacacacacacacacacacacacacacacacacacacacacacacacacacacacaacataacaaATCAGCAATGCCCTTTAGATAATATGTTTAACAGTTGCCTGAAATTACCAAATTTCATCAGAAAGATGTTTGCtaaatgtttaataatgtaATGCTAGTGCTGTTCTAATACATTATTGTATGAGTTGTCTTAGCTAAAATAGACATGACCCTCAGAGGACAGACTGCGGCAAAAGTGACAAGCCATACTGTTAACGTGACTGTTGCCTGTATATTTGTCATTGTGCTTTGCACATAGTTGATATCTCCACTGCATTAGGTTGGTTATCTGCGATGAAAAGTTCAGTAAGGTGGCAGCCTTGCCGCTCTGTAAAATGCCTTATCTTACATTCAGAGCCTTGTGGGCTGCTATCTTACATTCAGAGCCTTGTGGGCTGCTGTCTTACATTCAGAGCCTTGTGGGCTGCTGTCTTACATTCAGAGCCTTGTGGGCTGCTGTCTTACATTCAGAGCCTTGTGGGCTGCTGTCTTACATTTAGAGCCTTGTGGGCTGCTGTCTTACATTCTGAGCCTTGTGGGCTGCTCCGTTACATTCAGAGCCTTGTGGGCTGCTGTCTTACATTCAGAGCCTTGTGGGCTGCTGTCTTACATTCAGAGCCTTGTGGGCTGCTCCGTTACATTCTGAGCCTTGTGGGCTGCTCCGTTACATTCTGAGCCTTGTGGGCTGCTATCTTACATTCTGAGCCTTGTGGGCTGCTATCTTACATTCTGAGCCTTGTCGGCTGCTATCTTACATTCTGAGCCTTGTCGGCTGCCTCTTTGGCCTTATTGGCTGCCTcctctgctgccttcactgCCTCTGTGATGTTCTTGTAGACGTCGATGGCAGCCAGAGCGTCCTTCACGTCGGTGCGGCCGCTCGAGTTCCGCATGGCCCTGCAGGAAGAAGCGTATTCAGCACAGATCAGGCCGAGCCCTGTTCCCAGGCCTTCCTACAGACACTCCCCCTGTCGCTCAGTGGCCACGACCCCTCTCGCACGTCCCTGATGACTAGCATTCAAAACACGCTCTCACAAGAATGCCACAGAGATTTGCCTCGTGAAGAGAAATTGAATTTGAGCTGATCTTTTCATTCACCACGAGGGATGAAAACCAGACCAAGGCGCAGGTGAACACATGCCTCTGGATTTTCAAATATGTCCCTGGCAACAAGGgagtggtaggggtggggccctCGGGGCGGTTTAACGTGTGGGAGCACATCCACCAAAACAACCAAAACAAAGCCTGCAAGGCACACGCACAACAGGAAAAGCGATGCTAATAGATGCTAACAGATGCTAACACGGCTAACTACGTCTTTACTAGCTTCCAATAATTAACAACCCTGGCAGTCACAAAaagccctcactcctgcagctCGTTGGCCAGCCTGTTGAGCAGCGCGGCGTGGTCTTCCGCACGCTTCACCAGGTCCTCTTTACCCGCCGCCTGCGAGATGTTGTTCACTCTCTCGCTGAGGTCCGTCTTGGCACCGTCCAACTGGGCTGCAAGCTGCTCGTATTCCTGTGGGGACACAGCGAGGACGGGACATCATCAGAGAGACAGGAGCccgtccgggcctacagagcCTGATTACAGCTGAGAAGGTCGTGTCTCTCCTCGTTCTGCGCTCTCGTACCTTTTTGCCATCGCTGAGCTTCTTCaggaggttctccgtgtcttgaaGTTGGCGCTTTGCTACAATGATATCCTTCGCCAcgttgtctctctctttctccaaatTCGTAATTCGTTTCTAAAGGGGAAAATGCACCGATGAACTTACCATCCTGCCCACATCGTACTTCTAATGCCTATTACGTTCAGCAATAGAGAAATCTAGTGAAAAGATCttggcgagtgtgtgtgtgtgtgtgtgtgtgtgtgtgtgtgtgtgtgagagagagagcctttGCGGTGAAGTTCTCACCAGCAGATCGGTGAGTGTCTGTGAGTTGAGGCTGTTCTGACTGTTGGCCTTCTGCACCATGTCTCTGGCCTGTTTGAGGGCCTCCTCCAGCTCTTTCAGCTTGGCTTCAAAGTCCTTCAGAAGTCCACGGATCTTCTTCGCTGCCTCCTGGTTCTGTTCATATTGTTTTGTGCAATTGTTTTTGATGTACTCTAGaactgtagcacacacacacacacacacactttttcagTAAGCCATAATGATTTCTGTTTTCTTTCCTAGTGTCTTCATTTGGTAGCTGGAGAGACATAACCGCACAGGTCAgttatcaaatcaaatctatttgtatagcgcttttcacaacacatgttgtcacaaagcagctttacaatctttacaagatttacaatcatatgggtccagatccctaatgagcaagccaaaggtgacagtgacaaggaaaaactccctatgatggtggggatgtTTTTCAGGTCAAGACTAAATCAGAGTAACGACAAACCTAAGTTGTGCAGTACTGAGGTTTTTGACTGACAAAGCTACTCTGTCTACAGACTCCATTCAGTAATGGAcagactagggatgcaccgaaaattcggccaccgaaaattttcggccgaaatggcttaaattagcattttcggttttcggtcgaaatactttcatcaccgaaacaacacggccgaaacaatgtgttgtgatgacgcaaacaaaaatcgccacctgcacgcgcttatttggataaaggctagcaaaaagttttccagtgatggcgccgaggcaaaggacattacaccaaaaattatggaact contains:
- the LOC143508238 gene encoding laminin subunit alpha-3; this translates as FTVGGYGEKGRAHAYPIKSNDDHHTGCCDDTSCFFSLLKDSILVLPEEAYHPELLSPEAQDQSFHFTSQCGAPSFSVNPHTSSEFCKSSARSLVAHYHNGALPCDCDKAGSISPTCQPIGGQCRCRPHVIGRQCTRCATGFYGFPYCRPCECGRRLCDEVTGECVCPPQTLRPACEVCEGHTFSYHPLLGCENCNCSTSGIPFGDSGQCHVTTGQCTCKPRVGGRRCSRCLPGYYGFPDCVPCSCHSGGVTEQICDSTDGRCVCKSNVEGLRCDMCRRGAFHFHPTNPKGCTECFCFGATDQCRSSEKRRSKFVDMRSWRLVTSDLEEVPSVLNTLSNTVVSDVQELFPSVVQLNWVLPRSYLGDRVSSYGGYLTFQTKSFGIPHEMMKLQDKQPDVLLKGQNITLVYQDAQSPSPDRLYQGRVQLVEGNFRHSGTNRPASRDEFMRVLAGLQAVWIRALYFSNSQRLSVGGAGLEEASPMGSGGPAHNVEVCACPKQYAGDSCQRCAPGFYRDRSDRCVPCACNGLSDVCEESTGRCQYCQADTAGYHCERCKEGYYGSAALRTCRICPCPHGHQGNNFAVGCSEMSGRFRCLCKPGYAGERCQRCDSGYYGDPEVPGGSCRPCNCNSNSCSPKTGVCSNTQEPKDTNTHEECPVCDSCAQTLLVELEQLDDKLAEIKTQLDAVNSSSSARDRLKKLEEALAATKVVVTDYSTAVDRLTPKVTELESDSHVLVEDINLLKQQAEKRSKDAQKVSERVDSTHQKAQDLNTQTLDLLRKIQELLKQLSDSESGGGTVGAGDSTRLLEEAERMVREMEARRFEPQRKAAEKELDEAQKLLEYIKNNCTKQYEQNQEAAKKIRGLLKDFEAKLKELEEALKQARDMVQKANSQNSLNSQTLTDLLKRITNLEKERDNVAKDIIVAKRQLQDTENLLKKLSDGKKEYEQLAAQLDGAKTDLSERVNNISQAAGKEDLVKRAEDHAALLNRLANELQEAMRNSSGRTDVKDALAAIDVYKNITEAVKAAEEAANKAKEAADKAQNDVSQGDIPHRAKTLKDKSNKLLKDAKNAAKDLKQVTEDLTNQQKRLGDAEKKKATLEKELLAITDGLKGIQRDDIAATIDEAKQMAMAANASASDTLDKLRNISDELAKISVTPTGSNIDRMLDDVDMTVKNLSGSIPSLLEKITQVESLSSQIDPKNNISNNINRIKELIEQARDAANRIAIPMKFTGNEFVELRPPKNLADVRAYTAFNLLLQRPKRTSRGDGLRRRRQSADDNGNLFVLYLGNRDTSKDYLGMVLRKNVLYFIYKLNGNVYEIQSDTITDSDPEPAFFDKVDVSRIYQDAEVKLTKLFTSNQPDEPLTNTNQGKPSYNLLDLDPSEVVFYVGGYPDDFTPPDLLNFPKYRGCIELSTFNERFISLYNFKALKPDNVTLQVPCKRYVMPTASEYFEGSGYAQVQLDKVPRVLSLVQTMETRAENAVLLYMGDESSFYCITLEQGYMVLRGRDGDKVLEPRRSENKQDVNGELKVIFDSGNQIIRVRVKNTETTEVLTGTYSQGNFKNYYIGGVPNDLRERDNITTVPLKGCVSSVNAGGRTPTITEKVGVSRGCPKEMLTSRKAEFCAGGSLETSPEEFDLTKDVTLSLGFRTTETDGLLLQNKQADNELGLKMVNGSVMLKNQDTVWKSKKQYQDGEWHYLTVTKRGQSVDLRVDEEDVGEKSTTPLPLSFSSDNIVLGKGSFSGCLANVYLRRPQVLWRPEDLSTF